A genomic stretch from Deinococcus radiotolerans includes:
- the rpe gene encoding ribulose-phosphate 3-epimerase encodes MTADTPEARRVKLAPSILASDFAHLGDELRAIESADWAHVDVMDGQFVPNISFGLPILAAASAASPLFMDVHLMIDRPERYLRDFADAGADGMTVHVESTPHIHRAVQQIKELGKQAGVTLNPGTPLETLRPVLADVDLVLIMSVNPGFGGQKFIPHSLERIRTVRRWLDEIGSAAELQVDGGVSATNARAVVAAGASNLVAGSAVFGRDGAQAGLERLREALK; translated from the coding sequence GTGACCGCCGACACACCCGAAGCGAGGCGCGTGAAGCTCGCGCCGAGCATCCTCGCCAGTGATTTCGCCCACTTGGGCGACGAGCTCCGCGCCATCGAGAGTGCCGACTGGGCTCACGTGGACGTCATGGACGGGCAGTTCGTTCCGAACATCAGCTTCGGGCTGCCCATCCTGGCCGCCGCCAGCGCCGCCAGCCCCCTGTTCATGGACGTGCACCTCATGATCGACCGGCCCGAACGGTACCTGCGTGACTTCGCGGACGCTGGCGCGGACGGCATGACCGTCCACGTGGAGAGCACCCCGCACATTCACCGCGCGGTGCAGCAGATCAAGGAACTGGGCAAGCAGGCAGGTGTCACCCTCAATCCCGGGACGCCCCTGGAAACCCTGCGGCCTGTCCTGGCCGACGTGGACCTCGTCCTGATCATGAGCGTCAACCCGGGCTTCGGCGGGCAGAAGTTCATCCCGCACAGCCTGGAGCGCATCCGCACGGTCCGCCGCTGGCTGGACGAGATCGGCAGCGCCGCCGAACTTCAGGTCGACGGGGGCGTCAGCGCCACGAACGCCCGCGCCGTGGTCGCCGCCGGAGCCAGTAACCTCGTGGCGGGCAGCGCCGTGTTCGGTAGGGACGGCGCGCAGGCCGGACTGGAACGCCTCCGCGAGGCCCTGAAATAA
- the meaB gene encoding methylmalonyl Co-A mutase-associated GTPase MeaB, whose translation MAHPLTLPLLSGARRALAKAITLVESTRPEHEAQAQALLSEVLPRAGQSVRIGLTGMPGVGKSTFIEALGVRLADAGHRVAVLAVDPSSARTGGSIMGDKTRMPRLTVHPNAFIRPSPSGGTLGGVARRTRESITLCEAAGFDVILVETVGVGQSETQVAAMTDLFVLLTLPNAGDELQGIKRGIMELADVCVVNKADTNPQAAVRAQTELRTALTLLTPHDAPWRPMALRASALTGEGLDSVWATVEAYRAAVDLRVKRQGQAAQWFDELLREAAWRAFQAGLDPARLHALRAEVTRGERTAVQGVAALLTPDP comes from the coding sequence ATGGCCCATCCTCTGACGCTGCCGCTGCTGTCGGGGGCGCGGCGGGCGCTGGCGAAGGCCATCACGCTGGTCGAGTCCACGCGGCCCGAGCATGAGGCGCAGGCGCAGGCCCTCCTGTCGGAGGTGCTGCCGCGGGCGGGGCAGTCCGTGCGGATCGGGCTGACGGGCATGCCGGGCGTGGGCAAGAGCACGTTCATCGAGGCGCTGGGCGTGCGGCTGGCCGACGCGGGGCACCGGGTGGCAGTGCTGGCTGTGGACCCCAGTTCGGCCCGGACGGGCGGCAGCATCATGGGCGACAAGACGCGCATGCCGCGCCTGACGGTGCACCCGAATGCGTTCATCCGCCCCAGCCCCAGCGGGGGCACGCTGGGTGGCGTGGCGCGGCGCACGCGGGAGTCCATCACGCTGTGCGAGGCGGCGGGCTTCGACGTGATCCTCGTGGAGACGGTGGGCGTGGGCCAGAGCGAGACGCAGGTGGCGGCCATGACGGACCTGTTCGTGCTGCTGACCCTCCCGAATGCCGGGGACGAGTTACAGGGCATCAAGCGGGGGATCATGGAACTCGCGGACGTGTGCGTGGTGAACAAGGCGGACACGAACCCGCAGGCGGCGGTGCGCGCCCAGACGGAACTCCGCACGGCGCTGACGCTGCTCACCCCGCACGACGCGCCGTGGCGACCCATGGCGCTGCGGGCGTCCGCGCTGACCGGTGAGGGGCTGGACAGCGTTTGGGCGACCGTCGAGGCCTACCGCGCCGCCGTGGACCTGCGCGTGAAACGCCAGGGGCAGGCGGCGCAGTGGTTCGACGAACTGCTGCGCGAGGCGGCGTGGCGGGCGTTCCAGGCGGGCCTGGACCCGGCGCGGCTGCACGCCCTGCGCGCCGAGGTCACGCGCGGGGAGCGGACAGCGGTGCAGGGCGTCGCGGCGCTGCTGACCCCGGATCCCTAG
- the nspC gene encoding carboxynorspermidine decarboxylase, whose amino-acid sequence MTPVESVDWAAIPSPAFVLDESRLRRNLELISYVQRESGAQIIVAFKGFSMWSAFPLLREYGITGATASSLNETILAKEEMQGEVHVYAPAYSDEDFPRILELVDHLVFNSFSQWARFRPQVEAARASGRTLHVGIRVNPEYAEVETDLYNPAGPFSRLGVTRREFRMDLMDGVDGLHFHTLCEKDSDTLERTLEVLERNFGDVLERVKWVNFGGGHLMTREGYDIPRLIRVVRAFRERWGVHVILEPGSAFGWQTGWLVSSVLDVVHNVKNAVLLDISVSAHMPDVLEMPYRPRILGAGDPPEQDHREAVDAPAGHAFLIGGTTCLAGDVVGEYVFDRPLNIGDRVVFDDMIHYTMVKTTFFNGVKHPDIGILRLDGSYERVKTFGYEAFKAKLS is encoded by the coding sequence ATGACGCCGGTCGAGTCGGTGGACTGGGCGGCGATTCCCAGTCCGGCGTTCGTGCTGGACGAGTCGCGGCTGCGCCGGAACCTGGAACTGATCTCGTACGTGCAGCGGGAGAGTGGCGCGCAGATCATCGTGGCGTTCAAGGGTTTCTCGATGTGGTCGGCGTTCCCGCTGCTGCGTGAGTACGGGATCACGGGCGCCACTGCGAGCAGCCTGAATGAGACGATCCTGGCGAAGGAGGAGATGCAGGGCGAGGTGCATGTGTACGCGCCCGCGTACAGCGATGAGGATTTTCCCCGCATTCTGGAACTGGTGGATCATCTGGTGTTCAACTCGTTCTCGCAGTGGGCGCGGTTCAGGCCGCAGGTGGAGGCGGCGCGCGCCTCGGGCCGGACGCTGCACGTGGGCATCCGCGTGAACCCCGAGTACGCCGAGGTGGAAACGGACCTGTACAACCCTGCGGGGCCGTTCTCGCGGCTGGGCGTGACGCGGCGTGAGTTCCGGATGGACCTGATGGACGGCGTGGATGGTCTGCACTTCCATACGCTGTGCGAGAAGGACAGTGACACGCTGGAGCGGACGCTGGAGGTGCTGGAACGCAACTTCGGGGACGTGCTGGAGAGGGTGAAGTGGGTGAACTTCGGCGGGGGGCACCTGATGACCCGCGAAGGGTATGACATTCCGCGTCTGATCCGTGTGGTTCGGGCGTTCCGTGAGCGGTGGGGCGTGCACGTGATCCTGGAGCCCGGCAGCGCCTTCGGCTGGCAGACGGGGTGGCTGGTCAGCAGCGTGCTGGACGTGGTTCATAACGTCAAGAATGCCGTGCTGCTGGATATCAGCGTGTCGGCGCACATGCCGGATGTGCTGGAGATGCCGTACCGGCCGAGGATTCTGGGTGCGGGTGATCCGCCTGAGCAGGATCACCGTGAGGCGGTGGACGCCCCGGCGGGGCACGCGTTCCTGATTGGGGGGACGACGTGCCTGGCGGGGGACGTGGTGGGCGAGTACGTGTTCGACCGGCCGCTGAACATCGGGGACCGCGTGGTGTTCGATGACATGATTCACTACACGATGGTTAAGACGACGTTCTTCAACGGCGTGAAGCACCCGGACATCGGCATTCTGCGTCTGGACGGCTCGTACGAGCGGGTGAAGACCTTCGGGTACGAGGCGTTTAAGGCGAAACTGAGCTGA
- a CDS encoding YbhB/YbcL family Raf kinase inhibitor-like protein, with product MTHRNLAVLLGGALLLAACAPTQMIGGANPYNAGLNPAQRLTVAQPAPAAASLGLTLTSPSVANGTVLPAAQVGSGNGCTGGNLSPALSWSGAPAGTFSFALTMYDPDAPTGSGFWHWAAFNLPASTTSLPEGASSAGGLPAGTTQLNNDGGTPGYTGACPPPGDQAHRYVITLYALNTTLDLPAETRPAVLGFMLNGKVLAKTSLTAYYSR from the coding sequence ATGACCCACCGGAACCTGGCCGTCCTCCTCGGCGGCGCCCTGCTGCTCGCCGCCTGCGCCCCCACCCAGATGATCGGCGGCGCGAATCCCTACAACGCGGGCCTGAACCCCGCCCAGCGGCTCACGGTCGCGCAGCCCGCCCCTGCTGCTGCCAGCCTGGGCCTGACCCTCACCAGCCCCAGCGTCGCGAACGGCACCGTCCTCCCCGCCGCGCAGGTGGGCAGCGGCAACGGCTGCACCGGCGGGAACCTCAGCCCCGCCCTGAGCTGGAGCGGCGCGCCCGCCGGCACCTTCAGCTTCGCCCTGACCATGTATGACCCGGACGCCCCCACCGGCAGCGGCTTCTGGCACTGGGCGGCCTTCAACCTGCCCGCTAGTACGACCAGCCTCCCGGAAGGAGCCAGCAGCGCCGGCGGCCTTCCCGCCGGCACCACGCAGCTGAACAACGACGGCGGCACCCCCGGCTACACGGGCGCGTGCCCACCCCCCGGCGATCAGGCGCACCGCTACGTGATCACCCTGTACGCGCTGAACACCACCCTGGACCTGCCCGCTGAGACCCGCCCGGCGGTGCTGGGCTTCATGCTGAACGGCAAGGTCCTCGCCAAGACCAGCCTCACGGCGTACTACAGCCGCTGA
- a CDS encoding 2-phosphosulfolactate phosphatase — MRLRVDLLPHGQYSDVVVVIDVLRATTTAVTYLERGADALLLTATPEVALNLRTEGSPYVLGGERGGLPIPGFDFGNSPVEAAGQNFTGKVVVMNTTNGTGAAHTAAQSGKHVFLAALTNAHAAARRARAAATEEIAIVCAGTDEHVGLEDVYAAGVLAEYLLAMGEFTIDDGARIALTVRRNSGNPLEALGSSGHGQHLNRLGLGEDVRAAAGLSTSTIVPTLTHGDAPEGTLKFTAG, encoded by the coding sequence ATGCGCCTGAGGGTCGATCTCCTCCCGCACGGGCAGTACTCCGACGTGGTCGTTGTCATCGACGTGCTGCGCGCCACCACCACCGCCGTCACGTACCTGGAGCGCGGCGCGGACGCCCTGCTCCTGACCGCCACGCCCGAAGTCGCCCTGAACCTCCGCACCGAGGGCAGCCCCTACGTGCTCGGCGGGGAACGCGGCGGGCTCCCCATCCCCGGCTTTGACTTCGGCAACAGCCCCGTGGAGGCCGCCGGGCAGAACTTCACGGGCAAGGTGGTCGTCATGAACACCACCAACGGCACCGGCGCCGCGCACACCGCCGCGCAGAGCGGCAAGCACGTGTTCCTGGCTGCCCTGACCAACGCGCACGCCGCGGCCCGCCGCGCCCGCGCCGCCGCCACCGAGGAGATCGCCATCGTCTGCGCCGGCACCGACGAACACGTTGGCCTGGAGGATGTGTACGCCGCTGGCGTGCTGGCCGAGTACCTGCTCGCCATGGGCGAATTCACCATTGATGACGGCGCCCGGATCGCCCTGACCGTCCGCCGCAACAGCGGAAACCCACTGGAGGCGCTGGGCAGCAGCGGCCACGGCCAGCACCTCAACCGCCTGGGCCTGGGCGAGGACGTCCGCGCCGCCGCCGGCCTGAGCACCAGCACCATCGTCCCCACCCTGACGCACGGTGACGCGCCCGAAGGCACCCTGAAGTTCACGGCAGGTTGA
- a CDS encoding DUF4384 domain-containing protein — MLKRTLILSTLLLGAAQASPAKITAQSIIVNPVETKLNVEVWVNKDASGKANPTYRKGEPIKVAVKTNQDAYVYLFNINANGVVDLFFPNNYEESNFVQGGVTRVFPQQNAKYGLNIGGPNGQDRLLALASKKELDLTDIAKFAKDQGFAQVTVKGQENLARALSIVVNPLPADGWTTDVVTFKVGGQPVANVPAPTRDTTTGTVTITPGQAQQPAPQPTPAPQQPAPAQPTPAPQQPTTTIQPGEKQGGDRDQAMVDAYARLKGEESLGQATTYATPWGDGLWQKFKGVGAYGDAVLLHANGSSRAYAVHGMLLERYLALAKAENGTTRPPSRLGWAAGDEKVIPQNSLGTSGLYGFFQNGALYGTEKYGTFWLSGNVLKTYQGLGGSGSFLGFPTRDQYTISGAWAADFEGGTIRTVNGVTKVYRK; from the coding sequence ATGCTGAAACGAACCCTGATCCTGAGTACCCTTCTTCTGGGCGCCGCCCAGGCCAGCCCCGCCAAGATCACCGCGCAGAGCATTATCGTGAACCCGGTCGAGACGAAACTGAACGTCGAGGTCTGGGTCAACAAGGACGCCAGCGGGAAGGCGAACCCCACGTACCGCAAGGGCGAACCCATCAAGGTGGCGGTGAAGACGAACCAGGACGCGTACGTGTACCTGTTCAACATCAACGCCAACGGCGTCGTGGACCTGTTCTTCCCCAACAACTACGAGGAGAGCAACTTCGTGCAGGGCGGCGTGACGCGCGTCTTCCCGCAGCAGAACGCCAAGTACGGCCTGAACATCGGCGGGCCGAACGGTCAGGACCGCCTGCTGGCGCTGGCCAGCAAGAAGGAACTGGACCTCACGGACATTGCCAAGTTCGCCAAGGACCAAGGCTTCGCACAGGTGACCGTCAAGGGTCAGGAGAACCTGGCGCGGGCGCTGAGCATCGTCGTCAATCCCCTGCCAGCGGACGGCTGGACGACCGACGTCGTGACCTTCAAGGTGGGCGGTCAGCCCGTCGCGAACGTGCCCGCCCCCACCCGCGACACGACCACGGGGACCGTGACCATCACGCCCGGCCAGGCGCAGCAGCCCGCGCCGCAGCCCACCCCGGCCCCACAACAGCCGGCTCCGGCTCAGCCCACACCAGCGCCGCAGCAGCCGACCACGACCATCCAGCCCGGCGAGAAGCAGGGCGGGGACCGCGATCAGGCCATGGTGGACGCCTACGCCCGTCTGAAAGGCGAGGAGAGCCTGGGTCAGGCCACCACCTACGCCACCCCCTGGGGTGACGGTCTGTGGCAGAAATTCAAGGGGGTTGGCGCGTACGGGGACGCCGTCCTGCTGCACGCGAACGGCAGCAGCCGCGCGTACGCGGTGCACGGCATGCTGCTGGAGCGTTACCTGGCGCTCGCCAAGGCCGAGAACGGCACCACCCGCCCGCCCAGCCGCCTGGGCTGGGCCGCTGGTGACGAGAAGGTCATTCCGCAGAACAGCCTGGGCACCAGCGGCCTGTACGGCTTCTTCCAGAATGGCGCGCTGTATGGCACCGAGAAGTACGGCACGTTCTGGCTGAGTGGCAACGTCCTGAAGACCTACCAGGGTCTGGGCGGCAGCGGTTCCTTCCTGGGCTTCCCCACCCGTGACCAGTACACGATCAGCGGTGCGTGGGCGGCGGACTTTGAAGGCGGCACGATCCGCACCGTGAACGGCGTGACGAAGGTGTACCGCAAGTAA
- the scpA gene encoding methylmalonyl-CoA mutase: protein MPDLSAWKAQASKDLKGADPARLNRETPEGITLQALYTADDVQDVDTASLPGLPPFTRGPRATMYAARPWTIRQYAGFSTAEESNAFYRRNLAAGQKGLSVAFDLATHRGYDSDHPRVVGDVGKAGVAIDSVEDMKILFDGIPLSEMSVSMTMNGAVLPILAGYIVAGLEQGAALDQLSGTIQNDILKEFMVRNTYIYPPAPSMRIIADIIEFTAQQMPRFNSISISGYHIQEAGANAALELAYTLADGLEYVKAALGKGLHIDEFAPRLSFFFGIGMNFYMEVAKLRAARLLWSELMAPFEPRNPMSRALRTHCQTSGWSLTEQDPYNNVIRTTVEAMAAVFGGTQSLHTNSFDEAIGLPTDFSARIARNTQLVIQEETGIPHVVDPWGGSFMMERLTHDLAEKARELMREVEGLGGMAKAIESGVPKLRIEESAARKQARIDRGEDVIVGVNKYRPTQDTPVDVLDIDNAAVRDAQIARLNRVRETRDPQAVQAALAALEHAARSGEGNLLALAVTAMAARCTVGEVSDALERAWGRHAAEIRTLSGVYAAGYDGDEGFASLQNEIEAFAEAEGRRPRILVVKMGQDGHDRGAKVIATGFADLGFDVDVGPLFQTPEEAARQAIENDVHVVGVSSQAAGHKTLVPQLIAGLREQGAGDILVVVGGVIPQQDYPALREAGAAGIFGPGTPILNSAREVLNLLRAREQA, encoded by the coding sequence ATGCCCGACCTGAGTGCCTGGAAAGCCCAGGCCAGCAAGGACCTTAAAGGCGCCGACCCTGCGCGCCTGAACCGCGAGACGCCCGAGGGCATCACCCTTCAGGCGCTGTACACCGCAGACGACGTGCAGGACGTGGACACGGCCTCACTGCCGGGCCTGCCGCCTTTCACGCGTGGGCCGCGCGCCACCATGTACGCCGCACGCCCCTGGACGATCCGGCAGTACGCGGGCTTCAGTACCGCCGAGGAATCGAACGCCTTCTACCGCCGCAACCTCGCCGCCGGGCAGAAGGGCCTGTCGGTCGCGTTCGACCTCGCCACGCACCGCGGGTACGACAGCGACCACCCACGCGTGGTGGGCGACGTGGGCAAGGCCGGGGTCGCCATCGACAGCGTCGAGGACATGAAGATCCTCTTCGACGGCATTCCGCTGAGCGAGATGTCGGTGTCCATGACCATGAACGGCGCGGTCCTGCCGATCCTGGCGGGGTACATCGTGGCGGGCCTGGAACAGGGCGCGGCCCTGGATCAGCTGTCCGGGACCATCCAGAACGACATCCTCAAAGAGTTCATGGTCCGCAACACGTACATCTACCCGCCGGCACCCAGCATGCGAATCATCGCGGACATCATCGAGTTCACGGCGCAGCAGATGCCGCGCTTCAACTCCATCTCCATTTCCGGGTACCACATCCAAGAGGCCGGGGCGAACGCCGCGCTGGAACTCGCCTACACCCTCGCCGACGGGCTGGAGTACGTGAAGGCCGCGCTGGGCAAGGGCCTGCACATCGACGAGTTCGCGCCGCGCCTGAGTTTCTTCTTCGGGATCGGCATGAACTTCTACATGGAAGTCGCCAAGCTCCGCGCCGCCCGCCTCCTGTGGAGCGAACTCATGGCGCCCTTCGAGCCGAGGAACCCCATGAGCCGCGCGCTGCGCACCCACTGCCAGACGAGCGGCTGGAGCCTGACCGAGCAGGACCCGTACAACAACGTCATCCGCACGACCGTCGAGGCGATGGCCGCCGTGTTCGGCGGCACGCAGAGCCTACACACGAACTCCTTCGACGAGGCCATCGGCCTCCCCACCGACTTCAGCGCCCGCATCGCCCGCAACACCCAGCTGGTGATTCAGGAGGAGACCGGCATCCCGCACGTCGTGGACCCCTGGGGCGGCAGTTTCATGATGGAACGCCTCACGCATGACTTGGCCGAGAAGGCACGGGAACTGATGCGCGAGGTCGAGGGGCTGGGTGGCATGGCGAAGGCTATCGAGAGCGGCGTGCCGAAACTGCGCATCGAGGAGTCCGCCGCGCGCAAACAGGCCCGCATCGACCGGGGCGAGGACGTCATCGTCGGCGTGAACAAGTACCGCCCCACGCAGGACACCCCGGTGGACGTGCTGGACATCGACAACGCCGCCGTCCGGGACGCGCAGATCGCCCGCCTGAACCGCGTGCGCGAAACGCGCGACCCGCAGGCCGTGCAGGCCGCCCTCGCGGCCCTGGAACACGCCGCTCGCAGCGGCGAGGGCAACCTGCTGGCCCTCGCGGTCACCGCCATGGCGGCCCGCTGCACGGTGGGCGAGGTCAGCGACGCCCTGGAACGCGCCTGGGGCCGCCACGCCGCCGAGATCCGCACCCTGTCGGGCGTGTACGCCGCCGGGTACGACGGCGACGAGGGCTTCGCGTCCCTCCAGAACGAGATCGAGGCCTTCGCCGAGGCCGAGGGCCGCCGCCCCCGCATCCTCGTCGTGAAGATGGGCCAGGACGGGCACGACCGCGGCGCGAAGGTCATCGCCACGGGCTTCGCCGACCTGGGCTTCGACGTGGACGTCGGCCCCCTCTTCCAGACGCCCGAGGAAGCTGCGCGCCAGGCCATCGAGAACGACGTGCACGTTGTCGGCGTGAGCAGTCAGGCCGCCGGGCACAAGACCCTCGTGCCCCAGTTGATCGCCGGGCTGCGTGAACAGGGCGCCGGGGACATTCTGGTCGTCGTGGGCGGTGTGATCCCGCAGCAGGACTACCCCGCCCTGCGCGAGGCGGGCGCGGCGGGCATCTTCGGCCCCGGCACGCCCATCCTGAACAGCGCGCGCGAAGTGCTGAACCTCCTGCGAGCGCGCGAACAGGCGTGA
- a CDS encoding DNA-3-methyladenine glycosylase, with protein MDLSHARALSAHTFAGDPVTLARDLLGAALVRVLPSGERLAARIVETEGYDCPRDPSCYVVARLPGAAASMAGPPGRVYYHIAYDQPLLNIVCRPEGVQAAILIRAAEPLAGEERMRERRPVKRRLDLTNGPAKLVTALHLGPELRGQPVDGPDFYLVPGNPLPDGDVTTTARVGLRRGADLPWRFLITGNPWVSAGKPSA; from the coding sequence ATGGACCTCTCCCACGCCCGCGCCCTGAGCGCCCATACCTTCGCGGGCGATCCGGTCACCCTGGCGCGCGACCTGCTGGGGGCCGCGCTGGTGCGCGTGCTGCCCAGCGGCGAACGGCTCGCGGCGCGGATCGTGGAGACCGAGGGCTACGACTGCCCGCGCGACCCCAGCTGCTACGTCGTCGCCCGGCTGCCGGGCGCGGCGGCGAGCATGGCGGGCCCGCCGGGCCGGGTGTACTACCACATCGCGTACGACCAGCCCCTGCTGAACATCGTGTGCCGGCCCGAGGGCGTGCAGGCCGCCATCCTGATCCGCGCGGCCGAACCCCTGGCCGGCGAGGAGCGGATGCGTGAGCGGCGGCCCGTGAAGCGCCGCCTGGACCTCACGAACGGCCCCGCGAAGCTCGTCACGGCCCTGCACCTGGGACCTGAGCTGCGCGGCCAGCCGGTGGACGGCCCGGACTTCTACCTCGTGCCCGGCAACCCCCTGCCGGATGGGGACGTGACCACCACTGCCCGCGTGGGCCTGCGCCGGGGCGCCGATCTGCCCTGGCGGTTCCTGATCACCGGCAACCCCTGGGTGTCGGCGGGGAAACCCAGCGCCTAG
- a CDS encoding DNA-3-methyladenine glycosylase, with protein sequence MTVPLLPAHFQGDPVAAARALLGGTLVRVLDGGERLTGQIVEVEAYDCPRDPACTAGRFHAARSAEMAIPPGTWLFWTAHGHPLLQVACRPEGVSASVLIRALEPLEGLGHMLSFRPVTRERDLTNGPAKLVYALGLNPAQISGRPVNAPELHLLPPPVPLPDEQVEVTARVGIREGRNLPWRFTLRGNPWVSPAVPSMDLARPFHAE encoded by the coding sequence GTGACGGTCCCGCTGCTTCCCGCTCATTTCCAGGGTGATCCGGTGGCGGCCGCGCGCGCGTTGCTGGGCGGGACGCTGGTGCGCGTGCTGGACGGCGGGGAACGCCTGACCGGGCAAATCGTGGAGGTCGAGGCGTACGACTGCCCCCGCGATCCCGCCTGCACCGCCGGCCGCTTCCACGCGGCCCGGAGTGCCGAGATGGCCATACCGCCCGGCACGTGGCTGTTCTGGACGGCGCACGGCCACCCGCTGCTTCAGGTCGCGTGCCGCCCGGAAGGCGTGTCGGCCAGCGTGCTCATCCGCGCCCTTGAACCGCTGGAGGGCCTGGGACACATGCTGAGCTTCCGGCCCGTCACCCGCGAACGGGACCTGACGAACGGCCCGGCGAAACTGGTGTACGCGCTGGGCCTGAACCCCGCGCAGATCAGCGGGCGGCCCGTGAACGCCCCGGAGCTGCACCTCCTGCCGCCCCCCGTGCCCCTGCCCGACGAACAGGTGGAGGTCACGGCCCGCGTCGGCATCCGCGAGGGACGCAACCTCCCATGGCGCTTCACGCTGCGCGGCAACCCCTGGGTGTCGCCCGCCGTGCCCAGCATGGACCTCGCCCGCCCATTCCACGCGGAGTAG